Part of the Leptospiraceae bacterium genome, TGATTTGTATATGCATACCTATCTGGATAAACACCCGAATGCGCTTCTCCGGTAAATCCAACTACACCCCCACGAAAGGCAACATAGGGATCAAAGAAGGTTTTAGGTAAAGGATGAAAAGTTGCAAGAAAGGTCATAGAGTTTCCTTTGTAAATAGTTCTCTTTCTAGGCGCCAAGTCAACATATTCTTTGTAATACGAAGCCGGTCTGGGAATTACATCTTGCCTAACTGCTTCAAGCGAATTTTGCATAATGGTAAATCCGAGTCCAATTTTATCTTTCCATCCATATTCAAAATCAAACTGTCTTGCAATTCCGGGATTGTAACTTGGTTGAAAATAGAAACCCCGATAACCTGGATCTATATCCTGATTGACTTGACCGCTGATAATTTTATTTTGAATCGTTTGATCATATACTTTCTCGTGCGAAATATAACTTCCGCTCGGAGCGAGTGTTGTTCCACCCATGAAGCTAACAAGAAATGCCCCCTCATAAAAACCGGGTGGATTTTTTAGCTTAGAATAATACTTTTGAATTAACTTCTGCTCTTCTTCTTTTCTTTTTAAATCCGCTGTATCTTTTTCGGAAATAGTTTCCTTTTTTTCTGTCGGCGTATTCTTTGCAGTTTTTGCCTGCGCTAAAACTTGATTAGCCGTAATAGTTATAATAAATAGAATGAATAATCTTACTTTCATTTTGATTCCTCACTTGAATGAATCAAAGTATAGTGAAAGTAAGATTAGATTACAAATCTAATGGGGTAAGATGCAATTACCCAGTGGTGAAATGCATTAAGATAGGATTGTAATACAATTTTCCCAACCACCTTTTACCGGTTTAGAGTAAAATTCCCATTTGCCGGGAAATGCTTCTTCTAGTCTTGACCGAATGTATTTAATTCCAGTGCCGGATGTTTCTTTAGAGGACTCAAAAGGCAATCCATCATTAAACAGAATAAACCTTGTCTTCTTTCCATCCTGTTTTTTAGTAAGAACGAATTCTCCAGACTTCCTTCCTGGATAACCGTGAGTAACCCCGTTTTCGACAAGTGTATGCAATGCAACGGGAGGAATTAATTCCTTACCTACAATTCCTTCTGTTCGAAGAGAAAACTTAACATCTTTTCTAAGACTCATAATTTCTAAATATCGTTTACAAATCTGAATCTCCTCTGAGATAGAAATTGTTTTTTTATTGGAAAGCTTTAAAATATATTGAAGCTCATCGGAAAGTGCAGATAGAAGTTTCTTCGCGTTAGCCGGATCTTCATCGAGCCAAATAATGGTAGCATTAATCGAATTCTAAAGAAAATGCGGGTGAATGCTATTTTTTAGAAGCTCTACTTCCATTCTAGCAGAAACTAGTTTTGCATCTTGTGATTCCTGTCTGTAATGAGTAGCTCTTTGTTCTGCCTTTGTTTTTTCGCGGTTAATCAGTGTAATCTTATAGGCAAGTCCAAGAGACAATAGACACATTTCTACAGCAGAGCCAACTTGCAATCCATACTCTGTAAAAATATTCGTAGGAAAAATCCCAAGTCCTTTCATGGCATAAATTCCAACTCCAAATAAAAGCGAAACCCAGGCGATAATAAAATACCTTGCCGGCTTATAGCCCTTATCCCAACAAACAATTCCTACTACAAAAATAGAAACTGCAAATACAATCACAAGACTTGCCAGTAGATAGATATTCACAAAATAGGAAAACAGAAAAGAGGATAACATAAGTAGTCCCATACAGCCCATCAATACTTTTTGTATTTTATCTAGAAAGGGAACATTCTTTTTAGAATTCAAAAAACTTCTAGTAAACTGAATCCCCGAAAGAAGAGCAAACCCACCTAGAAACGGCAAACTAATATTAGCCCAATAGGGAGAATTAGGCCAGAGGTATTGAAATGCTAATCCATTTAAAATAGACTGACAAGCACCGTAGTTGATTACATACACTAGATAATACAAATATCCAATGTCTCGAAGCATAAAAAGCAAAATCAAATTGTAAATAACAAGAACCAGTAAAATTCCATAGTAAACACCAAAGGCAAACTCTTCTCTTTCTCTATGTTGGAGAAATTTTTTCGGGGAATAAACCGTTAGCGGAAATTGAAGTGTGCCTTCACTTTGTATTTTAATATAGTATTGGTATTTTTTATTTTTTTCAAGAGACAAAGGAAAAACAAAACTTCGATCGTTAAATCGTCTATCCCCAAAAGGATAACTATCTCCTGTCTTTATAATCTTCCATTTGCCTGTAACCGCATCTCTCTCATAGAACTCAATTTTATCAAGAAGTGGATACGAAAGATATAGATTCCAATCTTTCTTAGAAGTTTGATTTTCCAAAGTAAAGCGTAACCAGAAAATATCGCGGGTAAATCCAAAGTTGGGGATCGCTTGCTTGCTTTCTTGGAAACGATTAGACGATTTTATATCCTCAAAACTTTTTGAAATTGTATCTCTGTCTATTTCTAACGCAAGTCCTAGTTGATATTCTTCCGTCTTATCATCTAACACAGTAATTGTTCTAGGATTTATTTTCACAGCAAAGAGAGGAAAGCAAAGAATTAAGAGAATGAATAAGAAAAATTTTTTCATGCCTATTTGATTTGTCGGAAAATTTTACGCAAACGTATAAGCAAAGTTTATCACATATACCATATGCTAGTATTTGTGTATCGGAAGTAAAGCCTTTGATTAATCTGCCTATTTTCCATCCTTAAAATTTAGCTTGTCTTAATAGGAATTTGCATTAAAACAAGTCTTAGAGTAAGGTCATGAAAAAAACATTCGAATACGATACCTACCTTTACGTAGACGTGGATACATCTAAAAAAATGTTGAATTGGTATTGCTACAGACGTGGCGATGAATGGGGATACAATCAAAAGCTAAGTGAGTTCATTGCTTCGGGTCCGTTTGTAAGTCGAAATGAAATATCGAGAGATTTACTAAAAGAAATCATTGCATTTCTAAAATTAAATCCAAAAGAATTAAAATGGGTTGATTTTGAAAAAACAATTACTCTCTCTGTCAATGGGAAAACAATTAATCTCTATGATGACCCTCATTTAAAATCTCACGCAGAAGGTTCTATCTATGATATTGTGCAAGAGGTTGGACTTGGAAAAGAAAAATACTTTGAAACCTACAAGCTAAAGGAAGGAATTCTTGCGAAGGACTTTATTTACGACAAATTGGTATTTGCCCATGATAAAGAGATATCTTTTTATAAATCCGAAAAAATTAAATTTGGGACGCTTTCTACGCCTGCTAAAATTGCAAATCATAAATTCGAAAAAGGAAGTTTCATCTGGTTTAAAGAGAATGGTGACATTGATTTTTCTCGAGAATAATTTTTTATTAACTCAACTGAACTCAATCATTTCTTTTGTGAAGAAATGATAATGTATGCTGAGTTAATAAGAGACTTTAAATCCGTAGCTTATAAAATTAGAACCGCAAGCAGGATCGGGAGGACAATAAAAACCAAAGATGCCTGACCTATGGTGGATACGCATGAATATCCGCGGATTGCTCGGATCATTCCAAATTCTATAATCTAATTCTACCATTAAATAATTTAAGATATTTCGTGATTCTATTCCCTGTCGCTCTAACAAACCATTTTTCAAATTAAAGCCTTTCTTTTGATTTTCTAATATTGGGTTTTGGGATGTAATCGATAGACCTTCCCCAAATGCAAAGCTCATTGGTAAACCAAATAAATTGGAAATACGCGCAATCATCAGACCATCTGCCTCCCAGTGATTCATGATTCCAAAATGCTTGCCGACTAACGCTTCGGATTCGAAATCTAAAAATCGAATCTTATATCCAAGAGGATAATTGATTCCAATCACTCCAATAGTAGAATCTTTATAATCTGTCTTTTGACGCAATAGAATCGGAAGTAAATCAGTAGAAGTATATTTGCCTCCATAGACAAGTAAATTGATTTTCTTTTTATCTCGCTTTGTCTCTGCGAAAGTGGGAATGGTTAAGATGATAAGAATCAATATACATAGCTTTTTAATTTTCATTTTGAATCTCCTCGAAGATTGCCGCTACAATTTCTTTTTCCACTTTTAAGAAACTGTCTTTTAAATGAGCTTCATACTCTTCACAATAGTCCTCTCTTGTTGCTTCAAGGATTTTTCTTAAATCAGAAACCGGCTTCTTTAAACAATAATTCTTAAGATGTATTGGATTTCGATAGGTATTTAAAAGCGTTCCAAAATTCGTTGCCGCAAACCCAGCGTAAAATGGCAATATACCCCATCTTTCAATTCTACTGAAAGAATCAATTTCCTTTGTGGTTAATATCTCTTTGTCGCTACTCGAAGTTTGTATTCTAAATCGAAACTCCGCTGAATTAGAAAGGAACACTCCAAGAGTTAGAGTTACTAGCGATTTACCTGCATTCACGAAATAATCAGAAGAATTATTCGAAATCTCTACATCTACTTGTATTGTTTTTTGATTCGTAATAAGCTCAGCATTAAAATCTGTCTTGTTTGCACAATTTCCGATTTGATGCTTTGCAATCGAATCACAAAGTATTTCTCTGAGAATTCGATCTTCTGAGAGTATTTTAATCATTTGCTTTTGATTTCTTAAAACAGGGAAATCTTTAGACTGCGACAACTTGCCATTATCCTGTTCTCTTGCCGATCCATTGTAAGCACAAAAGGAAAATGCTAAAATAAAAAAGACCAATCTTATAGGTTTACTATTATTCCATATTTGATTCACAGCTATTTCTCCTAATTAAAGATATTAGGATGATCTGTGTCAGAAATCAAATTTTATGGGGTGAAGTGCTAAGAATCCGTGGTCAAATGCAGTTCTATAATCAATGTCAGATGCTCCAGAAGAGAAATTACATAACCGCCAACTAACTCGAATCTAGAAGCCACATAGAAGCCGAATTCGGCTTCTATGTGGCTCTTATGTGGCTTCTACGTCCGTTCTACATTGCTTTTAATTTGGAGTTCATCCTAGACTACTGTTCATCCATTTTCACTTTAAGCTTTTAATTTGCGAGATAGAATTATCGAGAAGTTGGGTATTGGTTGCAAGAAAGGTTAAGCTTGATTTGAACGCAATTGTAATTTTCGCATATAAGAATAAGTAAAGGTTGAAATTGAGATAAATACTAAAACGAAAATTCCAATCAGGGTAAAATGCCATTTTATTTCAGTGCGCTTCTTTAGATTAGCAAGCCAGGCTTCCTTTGTATCTTTGTAAATTAAAACTTCATTTTTTATCTGGCTAGAATCAAAGTCTTTTTTTATAAGTAAAGAAACCACGTCTCCTTCTTGTAAGGTGAGTTCATAATGACTGTCTCTTTCTATGGAAACTGGGGAAATATTTTCGAAGTAGTCATGTTTTAAAAATTCTATTTGAGTATAGATTTTATAAAAATCGTTTCTACTTGTTCTGATTTCAAACGGTAATCTATCATTAGCCTCATCTACTATCCTCGTCGATGTTTGCGATTTACCTTTTGAGTCGGTGGTTGTGTATTTTTCTACTTTGTAATACCAATAAACTAAGCATGGTATTTGTTTGAATGGGGACACTATCTTTTTTTCATTGAGTGGGACAATTGTCCCTTCGATTAATTCATGAGTGGTTGAATTATTTTCTATTGTATCATATAGCAATGCATTCTTTTTTCTGACAATCTCTACTTGATAGACTATTGCAAGAATAGATGAACCGACTAGTATAGAAATGATGAATACTATTCCAAACGGCTTAGTAAAGACAGGTTTAAAAATATTTTCATCCATTGATATAACATTGGCGGAATAACGAATTTAGACAAGTAAAATGTTAGCCCGTTTAGTTCATAACCCCCTTTTTATGAAAGAAACTCAGTCCGAGACCATTTACAACTTCTCTGTTAGGGATTTGTTGCTTAACCCAATTTACAGATTATTATGGAAACGATCGCTATGAAAATAATATAATCCGTAATTGTCTTTTTCCTCGTTCAATTTGTGAAACTGGCATCATATTAAAATGGTCGCAAATCTATATTTGTAGGCTCATTCAGGATAATTTTTATTTTGAACCTAGAGGACATTAAAAATTTCTTTTCCTTGCAAATTTTACTTTCAAATTAAGATAAGTATATAGTGAAAGCTTTACTTTTAATTCTCACTCTTTTCATTTCTGCTCTCACGGCTGAGGAAAAAATCATTATAAATCCACAAGAATCCTACAAATCGGGATTTGGGAGACAGGTTTATTTCTATATTGATAAAGAACATTCTCTAAAAATAGAAGATATCTTAAAGAAAGAGTATCAAGACAAATTTGTATTATCCGAAAATGAAAATCCTCAATTTGGATATACTTCAGATACAATCTGGTTAAGACTAAATCTTATCGATACAAATCCATCAAAAAGGGATTGGTTGTTAGAAATAGGCTACTCCGGTTTAGATTTAATTGAATTTTACAGTTATTCAGATAATTCTTGGAAAAAGAGAGTTTATGGAGACTTATTACCATTTACCTCTAGAGATTTTGATTACAGAAATTACCTGATAAGATTAGATCTTTCCTCCGAAGTTTCTCATACCTATTATTTTAGAGTAAAAACAAATACCTCTTTTGTTTTTCCTTTATATCTTTATGAGGCTAAAACTATTTTAGAGAATAAATTCATGGTGGAAGGATTGTTTTTCTTTTTCTATGGTGTATTGATTGTCATGATCTTTTACAATGGATTTATTTTTATAACGTTTCGAAGTCTCAGTTACTTTTATTATTCTTTAAGCACATTCTTTTTATTATTATTTTATTTAGTTCATTTGGGACATGGATTTCAATATTTTTGGGGGAATAGTGTTCTAGTCCAAAACTATATGGCACCAATAAGTATTGCGATTTCCTGGATATTTGTTATGGAGTTTACATTTCACTTTTTGACCCTGAGTAAAATTTTTAAGCGGCTATACAAAAGTATCCGCATATTACAAGTATTACATTTACTCCTGCTTCCACTGTTATTTTATTCATTACTCCTCGTTAATATAATACTAACTTTATTTGGACTTGTAAATGTATTTTTGATTTTAATTGCAGCATTTATAAGTTTAAAAAGTGGAAATAAATCAGCGCGATTTTTCTTAATTGGCTGGAGCATTCTTATCATTGGCTTTCTCTTATTAACATTTAAATCTTTAGGAATACTTCCGACTAATGCTCTCACATCAAACGCAATGCAATTCGGTTCCATGTTTGAATTGATTTTTTTATCCCTTGCACTTGCAGAAAAATATAGATTTATTCAAGAAGAGAATATTCAGATACAAAGTGAATTACTTAAAAATCAAATTTTATATTCAAAGACTCTGGCAGATAAGATAAATGAACGAACGAATGAACTGAATGTATCTCTCGATTCCGTTCGAAAAACAAATTCCCAATTAAACGAGTATGCAGAAAAATTAAGAATTCTAAATGCAACGAAAGATAAATTCTTGAGTATTATAGCGCATGATTTACGAAACCCATTTATTGGAATTATGGGACTTCTAGATTCTCTTTTGATAGAAGCACAAAAGATTGGAAGTAATTCAACTGAAAAAAATGTAGCACGA contains:
- a CDS encoding sensor histidine kinase, with the protein product MKALLLILTLFISALTAEEKIIINPQESYKSGFGRQVYFYIDKEHSLKIEDILKKEYQDKFVLSENENPQFGYTSDTIWLRLNLIDTNPSKRDWLLEIGYSGLDLIEFYSYSDNSWKKRVYGDLLPFTSRDFDYRNYLIRLDLSSEVSHTYYFRVKTNTSFVFPLYLYEAKTILENKFMVEGLFFFFYGVLIVMIFYNGFIFITFRSLSYFYYSLSTFFLLLFYLVHLGHGFQYFWGNSVLVQNYMAPISIAISWIFVMEFTFHFLTLSKIFKRLYKSIRILQVLHLLLLPLLFYSLLLVNIILTLFGLVNVFLILIAAFISLKSGNKSARFFLIGWSILIIGFLLLTFKSLGILPTNALTSNAMQFGSMFELIFLSLALAEKYRFIQEENIQIQSELLKNQILYSKTLADKINERTNELNVSLDSVRKTNSQLNEYAEKLRILNATKDKFLSIIAHDLRNPFIGIMGLLDSLLIEAQKIGSNSTEKNVARLQMAINSSKAAYNLLENLLQWAKSQKGEINFNPRNISFRKLLDNTISLLKANALKKNINLEEKLIEDEIIFADELLIDTVLRNLISNAIKFTFPNGTITIYTSKSDEFLFITIKDTGLGIQEDNIDKLFKIESKFTRLGTENETGTGLGLILCKEFIELHGGSITVESELEKGSKFTITLPLEKK